One Candidatus Binatota bacterium genomic window carries:
- a CDS encoding glycosyltransferase, with protein MSDRMRIALVAACPFPAPQGSQVFVGQMAESLAARGHCVSLLTYGSGEGKSPAGCEHLRLPRLPGDSRVRSGPTLAKPFLDLAMVVALLKLVKNRHVEIVHAHNYEALAVALVARKFSRFKLLYHSHNLMGDELPTYFRRSAARRLATRAGQLVDRQLPRRADHVVALCDYSAGILEQAGVSSERMTVLAPSVEAQEPAADREAARRELGLADGRLVIAYCGNLDAYQDIETAIGGILAYKRSRPAREAVLLLATHQQGRRVESLRERCSESERSLFEVHHCRTYADTRLVVAAADLLVLPRPVGSGYPVKLLNYLASGRPVVSAGCGGKVLVHDKDGLLFADGDALAMAFCIERLEKESGLAERLAAAARDRFEREMTWKNGTPALETVYRRMKNVHTERGSLWPGEKTGRTEKSRLKGRDSPS; from the coding sequence GTGAGTGACAGGATGCGTATTGCCCTGGTCGCGGCTTGCCCGTTTCCGGCCCCCCAGGGTTCGCAGGTTTTTGTGGGTCAGATGGCGGAGAGTCTCGCGGCGCGTGGCCATTGCGTGAGCCTGCTCACTTACGGCAGCGGCGAAGGTAAATCACCCGCGGGTTGTGAGCATCTGCGCCTGCCACGTTTGCCTGGAGATTCTCGTGTCCGCTCGGGTCCGACCCTCGCCAAGCCCTTTCTTGATCTCGCCATGGTCGTGGCCCTGCTCAAGCTGGTAAAGAATCGGCATGTAGAAATAGTTCACGCGCACAATTACGAAGCACTGGCCGTTGCACTGGTCGCGAGGAAATTCTCGCGCTTCAAGTTGCTTTACCACAGTCACAACCTCATGGGCGACGAACTCCCGACATACTTTCGACGTTCCGCTGCGCGCCGCCTTGCGACCCGGGCGGGACAGTTGGTCGACCGCCAGTTGCCTCGGCGCGCCGACCACGTGGTTGCGCTCTGTGATTATTCGGCGGGGATTCTCGAACAAGCCGGGGTAAGTAGCGAGAGAATGACGGTGCTCGCCCCGTCTGTCGAGGCCCAGGAGCCGGCTGCCGACCGCGAGGCGGCACGGCGCGAACTCGGACTGGCCGACGGTCGCCTGGTCATAGCTTATTGCGGTAACCTTGACGCCTACCAGGATATTGAAACGGCGATCGGGGGTATTCTGGCGTACAAGCGGTCGAGGCCCGCGAGAGAGGCAGTGCTGCTGCTTGCAACTCACCAACAGGGACGGCGCGTGGAGAGCCTGCGCGAGCGGTGTTCGGAATCGGAGCGCAGTTTGTTCGAAGTCCACCATTGCCGCACTTACGCCGACACCCGATTGGTGGTTGCCGCGGCCGACCTGCTGGTGTTACCGAGGCCGGTGGGTTCGGGTTACCCGGTTAAGCTGCTCAACTACCTTGCTAGTGGTCGGCCGGTGGTGAGCGCGGGTTGTGGGGGCAAAGTTCTGGTTCACGACAAGGACGGGCTGCTGTTTGCTGACGGTGATGCGCTCGCGATGGCTTTTTGTATAGAGCGGTTGGAAAAGGAGAGTGGCCTCGCCGAGCGACTCGCTGCGGCGGCTCGCGACCGTTTCGAGCGTGAAATGACGTGGAAAAACGGTACACCGGCGCTGGAAACTGTGTACCGCCGCATGAAAAACGTTCATACTGAAAGGGGTTCGCTTTGGCCGGGGGAAAAGACCGGTCGGACCGAAAAGTCACGCCTGAAGGGACGGGACAGCCCGAGTTGA
- a CDS encoding glycosyltransferase: MSTFSENKEEGVVRPPELSVVIPVFNEEETLELLVERLHQALTVVAGGYELIFVDDGSNDRSVEIIRRLHGENPSVKLLCLSRNFGHQLAISCGLDFAIGRAVVCMDADLQDPPEVLPLMLERWREGYEVVYAVRRKRKENLLKRAGYKGFYWLLNKVSYLDIPLDSGDFSLIDARVVALLKRMPERNRFVRGLRTWLGFRQTGIEYERAERYAGESKYGVAKLIRLAFDGLVSYSFLPLRLVSNMGLLVSVSALSYMAYLLVGRLFLGQTSPVSGWVSTVVIVLFIGGVQLLSLGIIGEYVGRIFDEVKMRPRYVVKDLLGLEGDTSSAEAWPQAR, translated from the coding sequence GTGAGTACATTTTCAGAAAACAAGGAAGAGGGTGTCGTTCGCCCACCAGAGCTTTCGGTCGTAATACCGGTCTTCAACGAAGAAGAAACCCTTGAGCTGTTGGTCGAGCGCCTGCACCAGGCTTTGACAGTGGTAGCTGGCGGCTACGAGCTGATTTTCGTTGATGACGGTAGCAACGATCGCTCTGTCGAAATCATTCGGCGGCTGCACGGCGAAAACCCCAGCGTCAAGCTGCTGTGTCTCTCTCGCAATTTTGGTCACCAGTTGGCGATCTCCTGCGGCCTGGACTTCGCGATCGGGCGTGCCGTGGTCTGCATGGACGCTGACCTGCAGGATCCGCCCGAGGTTCTGCCGTTGATGCTTGAGCGTTGGCGCGAGGGCTACGAGGTCGTCTACGCGGTGAGGCGCAAGCGCAAGGAAAATCTTTTGAAGCGTGCTGGCTACAAGGGCTTCTACTGGCTGCTTAACAAGGTTTCTTACCTCGACATACCGTTGGATTCCGGCGACTTCTCGTTGATCGATGCGCGCGTGGTCGCGCTGCTCAAGCGTATGCCGGAACGTAATCGTTTCGTGCGCGGCTTGCGTACCTGGCTGGGCTTTCGTCAGACCGGCATCGAGTACGAGCGGGCGGAACGCTACGCTGGAGAGAGTAAGTACGGCGTGGCCAAGTTGATCAGGCTCGCCTTCGACGGCCTGGTGTCCTATTCCTTTCTTCCGCTGCGATTGGTCAGCAACATGGGCTTGCTGGTTTCGGTGTCCGCGCTGTCTTACATGGCTTACCTGCTCGTGGGGCGCTTGTTCCTGGGCCAGACCTCGCCTGTTTCGGGTTGGGTTTCGACGGTCGTCATCGTTCTTTTCATAGGTGGCGTGCAACTGCTCTCCCTGGGCATTATCGGTGAGTACGTTGGCCGTATTTTTGACGAGGTAAAGATGCGACCGCGCTACGTCGTCAAGGACCTCCTCGGGCTGGAAGGCGACACCTCCAGCGCGGAGGCCTGGCCCCAAGCGCGATGA